CATGTTATGGAATTTGAAACCCTGGATCGTATTGCAAACAGTTTTTCAGGCCGGGTGAGGTATAGGATTCAGATTTGGAGGCCTTTGGGGGCGTGGGTAATTATCCAACTTCGAAGATGGTGCAGGGACAGAGGCTGAATTGGGGCACACTAGTGCTTATAGCGTCGGAGTACTGGTGTTGGACAGGATTTTCCGATATActtataaatctttattatcaTTTTAGAATAATAGAACTATCATAATGCTTCACTCATCCATAGTAGGTATAAACGTTAACTGTATAAGTCTACAAGTCTATATTACTTGTCATCGAGTTCACCTTGACTATTCTCCCGTGAACGAGCTTTGCCTCACAGCATTTACTACAGCAATGGATCTGACTCAGAAGATGGCTTAACCAAGAATATTCTCTATTGCGACAGATTGCCCCATTGGCCCACTGGTCTTTCGTAATTCCTTTGGCTCAGCCCACCATCCGACATGCTGCGTAGACTGTATACAACATCCACCGTATGGTATTTTGGCTTGGATCGATATGGAGTTGTAATTTACCGGGGTTCACAATGGTGGGTTAGAGTTAGTATACGGCGATTTACTGATGCCAACCGCTAGTGCCGCGTCGTATATGCATATGTGGATAATGCATACATTGCAGCGACACTAAGGAAATAACTGACGCGTCAGCCTATCTCAACTTTTCTTCAATCGTTTCGCCCGAGCCGCAATGGCTACGGACCGGGCCTCCGACAAGCCGTCCGCAGCGCCACTCAGCCCACTATACTCGGCGTATTTTATAGCCCCGCTGGTCCACGCTAAGATATACACTACAGACTTAGCTGTAAAGAAAGAGATCGTATTACATTTATTGCAACCACGCTAAAATCAACTGAAGATATGCAACTCAATCACACCCTCCCGAATTTATCCATCAGCCTGGATTCCAGCCTCAGCCATGTGGATGGAGCATGTTCTTAGCATGCAATCCATGGTAGCGTGATGTGTCCCGCCTTCTGGATATGGGGGCCGATGATACGGGATAGTATATGAACCAAATGACACAACCGGACATCGTCCATGCCGTGATTATTGTAGACTCTGATACTATTGCCTCCGCTATCTGTCCCCTGCAAGCCTTAGCCATGCCTCACTCAGATTCTcccccaacctccaactCCACGGGTGGTAAAGCTCCTAATGTTGCTATCGTCGGCGGCGGCCTAATCGGCGTGATGCTGGGTCTCGGCCTCTCGCACCGCAACATCCCCTTCACAATCTATGAGCGCGCCTCGGACTGGCATGAGATTGGCGCCGGCGTGGCTCTGACCAGCGTCGCGCAGAGCAGCATGCAGCGACTTCATCCGGAGGTCCTCCCTGCGCTCCACCGAGTCGCCAAAGCCAATCATTTCGGCTTCTGGGACGGCTTCACTCCTTCGACCAAGGAGGCCGCTCAGGCCTCTGAGGCTCTGCATTTTCTGCTTGATGTGCCCGGGACTGACTATTGGTGCTGCATGAGATCCCAGTTCCTCCGCGAGCTGGTCGCTCTACTGCCCAAGGGATCGACCCGTTTCAACAAGGAACTCGAAAGTTATGTAGATGATCCGAGCCGTGAACAGGTTCTATTGCGCTTTACCGATGGAACCACTGCCGAAGCAGATACTTGTCAGACGTCTCCTATTGACCCCTCTTATCAAATTACGGACTAACAAACAAACAGTACTCGGCGCTGATGGCATTCATTCACGGACTCGTCAACTCCTTCTGGGAGATGATAACCCGGCCGCACACGCCAGTTTCACCCATCAAGTGGGCTATCGCACCGTGCTCCCTATCTCCGAATCAATAGAGGTCTTGGG
This DNA window, taken from Aspergillus flavus chromosome 5, complete sequence, encodes the following:
- a CDS encoding putative monooxygenase, which gives rise to MNQMTQPDIVHAVIIVDSDTIASAICPLQALAMPHSDSPPTSNSTGGKAPNVAIVGGGLIGVMLGLGLSHRNIPFTIYERASDWHEIGAGVALTSVAQSSMQRLHPEVLPALHRVAKANHFGFWDGFTPSTKEAAQASEALHFLLDVPGTDYWCCMRSQFLRELVALLPKGSTRFNKELESYVDDPSREQVLLRFTDGTTAEADTLLGADGIHSRTRQLLLGDDNPAAHASFTHQVGYRTVLPISESIEVLGEAKGGSDFCIHTGPNAYVPSYPMLDGTEKVLNLTTVIYTPEPWSHGEKMVAPATHDEVAKVFQDWSPPIRDLIAKFPEQLMKWGIFDMADHPAPTYASGRVAILGDAAHASTPFLGAGGAMGIEDALAMASAMQIVRDAETSAATIPAALQAFSAVRLERSQWLVQSSREMGAIFQCRDPSAGSDGNRWRVEAEQRTKKIWEFDVDGMVEQIRLEFEQRMAKAA